A single genomic interval of Bradyrhizobium sp. AZCC 1693 harbors:
- a CDS encoding acyl-CoA dehydrogenase, whose product MNATGLPNDDTAEMLRDSLRGFFKAHWAAGGGKERPSPDDICPIWRKLIGQGVAALGSGRDEGGLREILVVMAELGRAACPVPMWPTALANFALSGARADAAVDLLEQLHAGTAVAAFCFGARDPDAGAGSICIDGRHATGVLRFVEAAGATHLLVAVDAFRLALFQLDAPGIFLAPTRAMGAWGLCEVRLDSAPLTLLPLESGDLDDLRLKAQIALLARAHGAARRAFELAVDYARERHQFGQPIGKFQAIQHKLADCLIALEGTSLILDHAARLHDIGDRNWRYFADCAAGFGGDALRHVSLETQHTLGAIGYAEEHEAAQHFKRVHLDTVALGGTPSARRRLASYVLDRGGAPLPQYDLGPAGNALREQVQRWLDQNWSGARKAAFDEQPFEKREFDADFARDIGKTGWIGLGWPKEFGGQGRSPLEQIAFMETMEQGEAPRIGASIQANALMMFGTPEQQQKYLPEILCGEAMHGMGYSEPQAGSDLAALRTSAVQDGEHWVINGQKIWTTTWWGKYMFLAARTDKNAKPAHAGISMFIVPMSAPGITIQPASTMYDGTFANIFYDDVRIPLENLVGEVNGGWKVLTGALAFERGLVGGGIVLKVAHAFEQLRRHVMAAAGDRPPPGQDPIVRDKMATLACEIEVGRQLMMHCAELAANGVTPPEYGAISKVYSGELMERFGEAALDILGMRAAVSEQMPGAIDNGRFEQNLRHSLMWVISIGTNEIQRSLIAQRGLGLPR is encoded by the coding sequence ATGAATGCGACCGGGCTTCCGAACGACGATACGGCCGAGATGCTTCGGGATTCCCTGCGCGGGTTTTTCAAAGCGCATTGGGCCGCAGGCGGCGGCAAGGAACGGCCGTCCCCGGACGATATCTGCCCGATTTGGCGCAAGCTCATCGGGCAGGGGGTCGCTGCGCTCGGCTCCGGCCGCGATGAAGGCGGCCTTCGCGAAATCCTGGTGGTGATGGCGGAACTTGGCCGCGCGGCATGTCCGGTGCCGATGTGGCCCACCGCGCTGGCCAATTTTGCGCTCTCGGGCGCGCGGGCCGACGCGGCGGTGGATCTGCTGGAACAGCTGCACGCCGGCACAGCGGTGGCCGCATTCTGCTTCGGCGCCCGCGATCCAGATGCAGGCGCCGGCTCGATCTGCATCGATGGCCGGCATGCAACGGGCGTGCTTCGCTTCGTCGAAGCGGCCGGCGCCACGCATCTTCTGGTGGCCGTTGATGCATTTCGCCTTGCCCTCTTCCAACTGGATGCTCCGGGCATTTTCCTCGCGCCGACGCGCGCCATGGGCGCCTGGGGTCTGTGCGAAGTGAGGCTGGACTCGGCGCCGCTGACGCTGCTTCCCCTTGAAAGCGGAGACCTCGACGATCTTCGCCTTAAGGCCCAAATCGCATTGCTGGCGCGGGCACACGGTGCCGCCCGGCGCGCGTTCGAACTGGCCGTGGATTACGCCAGGGAGCGTCACCAGTTCGGGCAACCGATCGGAAAATTCCAGGCGATCCAGCACAAACTCGCGGACTGCCTCATTGCGCTCGAAGGCACCAGCCTCATCCTGGATCATGCGGCCAGGCTGCATGACATTGGTGACCGCAACTGGCGCTATTTCGCCGATTGCGCGGCTGGCTTCGGGGGCGACGCGCTGCGGCACGTGTCGCTCGAGACTCAGCATACGCTCGGCGCCATCGGCTATGCCGAAGAGCACGAAGCCGCGCAACATTTCAAGCGTGTGCACCTGGACACGGTCGCGCTGGGTGGGACGCCCAGTGCGCGGCGGAGGCTGGCTTCCTACGTGCTGGATCGCGGCGGCGCGCCGCTGCCGCAATACGATCTCGGTCCGGCCGGCAACGCGCTGCGTGAACAGGTGCAGCGATGGCTCGATCAGAACTGGTCGGGAGCCAGGAAGGCCGCGTTCGACGAACAGCCATTCGAGAAACGAGAGTTCGACGCCGACTTCGCCCGTGACATAGGCAAGACCGGATGGATAGGCCTTGGTTGGCCAAAGGAATTCGGCGGGCAGGGCCGTTCTCCGTTGGAGCAGATCGCCTTCATGGAGACGATGGAGCAGGGCGAGGCGCCACGGATCGGCGCGTCAATCCAGGCCAACGCCCTGATGATGTTCGGCACGCCGGAGCAGCAGCAAAAATACCTGCCGGAGATATTGTGTGGCGAAGCCATGCACGGCATGGGCTACAGCGAACCCCAGGCCGGCTCCGACCTCGCCGCGCTGCGCACTAGCGCGGTGCAGGATGGCGAGCACTGGGTCATCAACGGCCAGAAGATCTGGACCACGACCTGGTGGGGAAAATACATGTTTCTCGCGGCGCGAACCGACAAGAATGCAAAGCCGGCACACGCCGGCATCAGCATGTTCATCGTGCCAATGAGTGCGCCGGGCATTACGATCCAGCCGGCGAGCACCATGTATGACGGCACGTTTGCCAACATCTTCTACGACGACGTTCGCATCCCCCTGGAAAACCTCGTCGGCGAGGTCAATGGCGGCTGGAAGGTTCTGACGGGCGCGCTCGCCTTCGAGCGCGGTCTGGTCGGCGGTGGTATCGTGTTGAAGGTGGCCCACGCCTTCGAACAACTGCGCCGGCATGTCATGGCGGCCGCGGGCGATAGACCACCGCCGGGACAGGATCCGATCGTGCGCGACAAGATGGCGACGCTTGCCTGCGAAATCGAGGTTGGCCGGCAACTGATGATGCATTGCGCCGAACTCGCGGCCAATGGTGTGACACCGCCGGAATATGGCGCGATCAGCAAGGTCTATTCCGGCGAGCTGATGGAACGCTTCGGCGAGGCGGCGCTCGACATTCTCGGGATGCGCGCCGCCGTTTCCGAGCAGATGCCGGGCGCAATCGACAATGGAAGGTTCGAGCAAAACCTGCGTCACTCGCTGATGTGGGTCATCAGCATCGGGACCAACGAGATTCAGCGCAGCCTGATTGCCCAACGCGGGCTCGGATTGCCGAGATAG
- a CDS encoding CaiB/BaiF CoA transferase family protein, with amino-acid sequence MQDRTSTSPLEGVRVLDFSIMLAGPYCARLLADVGAEVIKIEPPEGDEMRLRAPVRDGHSAYFGQLNAGKRSIALDLKSSDAIKLVHRMVENTDILVENFRPGVMERLGLGYDTLRKINPRLIYCSISGYGQTGPQAERAAYAMIVHAESGFDRALMRYAGDRDRPAAGAVFVADILGGIFGFSAIQTAMVQRARTGEGQRIDVALMDCMLNLLVYELQEAQFSKPRTRPTYGPVRATDGDILIAPVSARNFAALRDLTGLPELSSDPRFKSVPARGANWTAMMQVIEKWTMQHTMDECLAMLDQAGIPSARFRDPAEALDDLDLAGRGTFAPIADAAGEFKGVNAPWRMSGALSAIGREIPSIGSHRDDVLTRVLGLSPDEIANAAASGVFGELAVTETE; translated from the coding sequence ATGCAGGATCGAACGTCGACATCGCCGCTCGAGGGTGTGCGGGTGCTGGATTTCTCCATCATGCTCGCCGGGCCCTATTGCGCGCGGCTGTTGGCGGATGTGGGCGCCGAAGTGATCAAAATCGAGCCGCCGGAAGGCGACGAGATGCGCCTGCGCGCGCCGGTGCGTGACGGGCACAGCGCCTATTTCGGCCAGCTCAATGCCGGCAAGCGGAGTATCGCACTCGACCTGAAATCGTCAGATGCGATTAAGCTCGTGCATCGCATGGTCGAAAACACCGACATCTTGGTCGAGAATTTTCGACCCGGTGTGATGGAACGCCTGGGTCTCGGATATGATACGCTGCGAAAGATCAATCCGAGACTGATTTACTGCTCGATCTCTGGCTACGGCCAGACCGGTCCGCAGGCCGAGCGCGCTGCCTATGCAATGATCGTTCATGCTGAGAGCGGCTTCGATCGCGCGCTGATGCGATACGCCGGCGACCGCGACCGGCCGGCGGCGGGTGCGGTGTTCGTTGCCGATATTCTCGGCGGCATTTTTGGCTTCTCGGCAATTCAGACGGCGATGGTGCAACGGGCGCGCACCGGTGAAGGGCAACGCATCGATGTCGCCCTGATGGACTGCATGCTGAACCTTCTGGTGTATGAGCTGCAGGAAGCGCAGTTCTCCAAGCCGAGGACGCGACCGACTTACGGCCCGGTGCGCGCCACGGACGGAGACATCCTGATCGCGCCGGTGTCGGCGCGGAACTTCGCCGCGCTTCGCGATCTGACCGGCCTGCCAGAGCTTTCATCCGACCCGAGGTTCAAATCGGTGCCGGCGCGTGGCGCAAACTGGACCGCCATGATGCAGGTCATCGAAAAATGGACCATGCAACACACGATGGACGAATGCCTCGCAATGCTTGATCAAGCCGGCATTCCGAGCGCGCGCTTTCGTGACCCGGCCGAGGCGCTGGACGATCTCGATCTTGCCGGTCGCGGTACATTCGCGCCGATCGCTGACGCCGCTGGCGAATTCAAGGGCGTCAACGCCCCTTGGCGGATGTCGGGCGCGCTTAGCGCGATCGGGCGGGAAATTCCGTCTATTGGATCGCACCGCGATGATGTTCTCACGCGCGTGCTCGGGCTCTCCCCCGATGAGATCGCAAATGCAGCCGCCTCCGGCGTATTCGGGGAGCTTGCGGTGACGGAAACGGAATGA
- a CDS encoding Bug family tripartite tricarboxylate transporter substrate binding protein has product MKRSDFLAFAFGVMMLAGPAAADNYPSRPIRLIVPYPAGGSTDIMARALQEPMAKILGQPLIIDNRGGAAGTTGANEAARADADGYTLLFANNGPISIAPLLQKGVDFDPLKSFAPVSLVSKAPLVLVANEKVPASDVAGLIAYAKAQSKPMLYATAGPGSLGHLSTERFLNQAGLQMVHVPYRGQAPTTLAIFTSEVDILLTTTSDTLNEHIRSGKVKLIGVSSAGTSPVAPGAAPIGNLLKGFSVETWFGILAPAGTPPQVIGKLNAAISATLAAPQLRDRFRGYGVEATASTPAELSAIIAAEIPSWRKVIEERNVKTE; this is encoded by the coding sequence GTGAAGCGATCTGATTTTCTGGCTTTTGCATTCGGGGTCATGATGCTTGCCGGACCTGCGGCAGCAGACAATTATCCATCGCGGCCGATCCGGCTCATCGTGCCGTATCCCGCCGGCGGCTCGACGGACATCATGGCTCGCGCGCTACAGGAGCCGATGGCGAAGATTCTTGGCCAACCGCTCATCATCGACAATCGCGGCGGCGCGGCGGGCACGACTGGCGCCAATGAAGCCGCACGCGCGGATGCGGATGGTTACACGCTGCTGTTTGCGAACAACGGGCCGATCTCAATTGCTCCGTTGCTGCAAAAAGGGGTCGATTTCGATCCGCTGAAGAGCTTTGCGCCGGTCTCGCTCGTCTCCAAGGCGCCTTTGGTTCTTGTTGCGAACGAAAAGGTGCCGGCCAGCGATGTCGCCGGCCTGATCGCTTACGCTAAGGCACAGAGCAAGCCCATGCTGTATGCGACCGCGGGGCCCGGTTCGCTCGGACATCTGAGTACGGAGCGCTTCCTCAATCAGGCCGGATTGCAGATGGTTCACGTTCCCTATCGTGGCCAGGCGCCGACGACGCTCGCGATCTTCACAAGCGAGGTCGATATCTTGCTCACGACCACCTCCGACACGCTGAACGAACATATTCGCTCCGGTAAGGTCAAGCTGATCGGGGTTTCGTCGGCTGGAACCTCTCCGGTTGCTCCGGGTGCCGCACCTATCGGCAACCTTCTGAAAGGGTTTTCGGTTGAAACGTGGTTCGGCATTCTCGCGCCCGCTGGCACGCCCCCTCAGGTCATCGGCAAGCTCAACGCCGCGATCAGCGCGACGTTGGCCGCGCCGCAATTGCGCGATCGCTTCCGGGGCTATGGCGTGGAAGCCACGGCCAGTACCCCCGCCGAACTATCCGCCATCATTGCGGCGGAGATTCCCTCCTGGCGCAAGGTAATCGAAGAGCGCAATGTCAAAACCGAGTAA
- a CDS encoding NAD(P)H-dependent oxidoreductase yields the protein MALLDYHETYLRGMLGFIGLTDVTVVRAEGINLGEEAKAAAIAKAKSEIAVIAV from the coding sequence ATGGCGCTCCTCGATTATCACGAGACCTACCTCAGGGGCATGCTCGGCTTCATTGGCCTTACCGACGTCACTGTCGTTCGCGCCGAAGGAATCAACCTAGGTGAAGAGGCGAAGGCCGCCGCAATCGCCAAGGCAAAGAGCGAGATTGCTGTGATTGCCGTCTAA
- a CDS encoding enoyl-CoA hydratase/isomerase family protein — translation MEFDCIDFQRRDDLVQIQLNRPESGNSMNVALLRQLAKAMRICEEDEKIRCVVLTGKGRFFCVGGEPRNFDGADDYGAVVRETTHHLNAAILSMARMRAPVVVSINGPAAGAGLSLCLAGDIILASASATFASAFIALGLPPDGGLARALFRRVGETRAREMLMLNRKITADEALHWA, via the coding sequence ATGGAATTCGATTGCATTGATTTTCAGCGTCGAGACGATCTTGTTCAGATCCAACTAAACCGTCCTGAAAGCGGTAATTCAATGAACGTCGCTCTCCTGAGGCAACTCGCAAAAGCGATGCGCATCTGCGAGGAGGACGAAAAGATTAGATGTGTAGTGCTCACCGGAAAAGGGCGTTTCTTCTGCGTCGGGGGAGAGCCTCGCAATTTTGACGGCGCGGATGACTACGGCGCTGTAGTCCGCGAGACCACGCATCATCTGAATGCCGCAATCTTGTCGATGGCTCGGATGCGCGCCCCCGTGGTGGTTTCTATAAACGGTCCGGCCGCGGGCGCAGGGTTGAGTCTGTGCCTCGCCGGCGACATCATCTTGGCGTCCGCTTCGGCCACCTTCGCATCCGCGTTCATAGCGCTCGGGTTGCCGCCTGATGGTGGTCTTGCTCGTGCGCTGTTTCGTCGAGTTGGCGAAACCAGGGCGCGCGAGATGTTGATGCTAAACCGAAAGATCACGGCCGATGAGGCCTTGCACTGGGCATGA
- a CDS encoding NADPH:quinone reductase, with the protein MKAVWYEKTGPAATVLELGERPVPEPQAGEVRVRVLVSGVNPSDVKSRAGVRAPMAFPCVIPHSDGAGIIEAVGTGVTKDRIGERVWTWNAAWDRPYGTCAEFVCVPESQAVRLPDSVGFDAGACLGIPGMTASHAVFADGAVDGKTLLVTGGAGSVGNYATQLAKWGGARVITTVSGFVKAQHSRAAGADHVINYRDEDVASAVKAFTSGAGVDRIVEVELGGNLETSVKILKPGGAIAAYGSMAIPKPEFPVYPLMFKHITMRLILVYRLSGGERRRACELLTKAMEENALTHTIAARFPLEATAQAHRAVESGELIGNAVIDVSAGS; encoded by the coding sequence ATGAAGGCAGTTTGGTACGAGAAGACAGGACCCGCGGCGACCGTCCTCGAACTTGGCGAGCGCCCGGTACCGGAGCCGCAAGCTGGAGAAGTCAGGGTCCGCGTGCTCGTCTCGGGCGTGAATCCTTCCGATGTCAAATCGCGGGCGGGCGTTCGCGCTCCGATGGCCTTTCCGTGCGTGATCCCGCATTCGGACGGGGCCGGGATTATCGAGGCGGTAGGGACCGGGGTGACCAAGGATCGCATCGGTGAGCGTGTCTGGACATGGAACGCAGCTTGGGACCGTCCCTACGGAACGTGCGCCGAATTCGTCTGTGTTCCGGAGAGCCAGGCCGTTCGTTTGCCCGATAGCGTCGGTTTCGATGCAGGAGCTTGCCTTGGCATTCCCGGCATGACGGCAAGCCACGCTGTCTTCGCGGACGGCGCGGTCGACGGAAAGACCCTACTGGTGACCGGCGGCGCCGGCTCCGTTGGAAATTACGCCACACAACTCGCCAAGTGGGGCGGCGCGCGCGTCATCACGACCGTCAGCGGGTTCGTCAAAGCGCAGCATTCGAGAGCTGCCGGAGCCGACCATGTCATCAATTACCGCGATGAGGACGTAGCATCTGCCGTCAAAGCCTTTACCTCGGGCGCCGGCGTTGACCGGATCGTCGAGGTGGAATTGGGCGGCAACCTCGAAACATCTGTCAAAATTTTGAAACCGGGCGGAGCAATCGCCGCCTACGGGTCAATGGCGATACCGAAACCTGAGTTCCCAGTGTATCCACTTATGTTCAAGCATATCACCATGCGGCTCATCCTAGTTTACCGCCTGAGCGGAGGTGAGCGCCGGCGCGCCTGTGAACTTCTCACCAAAGCTATGGAGGAAAACGCGCTTACCCACACCATCGCGGCTCGTTTTCCCTTGGAAGCCACGGCCCAGGCCCACCGCGCCGTAGAATCGGGCGAGCTTATCGGAAACGCGGTCATCGATGTTTCAGCGGGATCCTGA
- a CDS encoding iron-containing alcohol dehydrogenase → MLSGIHRFPLQERVIFGKAAQHALMDEAERLGCSRLFLLCSPSMRDSTFLDKVMDALGSRLAGAHFDMRPHSPRDSVIGAAKAARAASADLLVAIGGGSVIDACKLTQQVLWLALDREEDLDRLRKGMSPDGSADILNASVPITRSIAVPTTFSGAEFTSFAGVTESASGVKEVFDHPLQIPRSVILDPEATLGVPHWVLMSTGIRAVDHCVETFCSPKSTPYADAMAVQAFRILLGTLPKLQADPLNLDFRLDAQLGMWLSILGPAAGVPVGASHGIGRVLGGAFGVPHGRTSCMLLASVLRWNSKVNAERQTELCGMIGRPDHGLAEVVEDLVKSLGEPISLRQAGIEESKLRNLAERSVASGFLENNPRTIHGADDVMEILRLSW, encoded by the coding sequence ATGCTGTCAGGCATACATCGGTTTCCGCTCCAGGAACGCGTCATTTTTGGCAAAGCCGCGCAACATGCGCTCATGGACGAGGCCGAACGTCTCGGCTGCTCACGGCTATTCCTTCTCTGCTCGCCTTCCATGCGGGACTCGACTTTTCTCGACAAGGTCATGGATGCCTTGGGAAGCCGCCTCGCCGGAGCCCATTTCGACATGCGGCCGCACTCGCCGCGCGATAGCGTGATCGGCGCCGCGAAAGCCGCTCGCGCCGCATCTGCCGACCTTCTCGTAGCGATCGGCGGAGGGTCCGTCATCGACGCATGCAAGTTGACGCAGCAAGTCTTATGGCTCGCACTTGATCGCGAGGAGGATCTGGACCGTCTTCGAAAGGGCATGTCCCCGGACGGTTCGGCCGATATCTTGAACGCTTCCGTACCGATCACGCGCTCCATCGCCGTACCGACGACCTTTTCGGGCGCGGAGTTCACAAGCTTCGCCGGCGTGACCGAGAGCGCATCCGGCGTCAAGGAAGTGTTCGACCATCCGCTGCAGATCCCGCGCAGCGTCATCCTCGATCCGGAAGCGACGCTCGGCGTTCCCCATTGGGTACTCATGTCCACGGGAATCCGCGCCGTCGATCATTGCGTGGAGACTTTCTGCTCTCCCAAGTCCACGCCCTACGCCGACGCAATGGCCGTTCAGGCCTTTCGGATCCTTCTCGGAACGCTTCCAAAACTTCAAGCTGATCCACTCAACCTGGATTTTCGGCTCGACGCCCAGTTGGGCATGTGGCTTTCCATCCTAGGACCGGCTGCCGGCGTCCCTGTCGGGGCCAGCCATGGCATCGGCCGCGTACTCGGCGGAGCCTTTGGCGTACCTCACGGCCGCACCTCGTGCATGCTACTGGCCTCCGTGCTTCGGTGGAATTCGAAAGTCAACGCCGAACGGCAGACAGAGCTCTGCGGAATGATCGGCCGACCCGATCACGGCTTGGCGGAAGTCGTAGAGGATTTAGTGAAGAGCCTCGGAGAGCCCATCAGTCTGCGCCAGGCCGGCATTGAGGAAAGCAAGTTGAGGAATCTTGCCGAACGCTCCGTAGCGTCCGGCTTCCTCGAGAACAATCCACGGACCATCCACGGAGCAGACGATGTCATGGAAATCCTCCGGCTCTCCTGGTGA
- a CDS encoding MBL fold metallo-hydrolase — MALDIEIINAGDVTVDTSFLTKNRTPGNPAIVCANVFLIRGLSVGPVLVDTGFRSPEIMATVGMVATNATKGALEAQLEARGIKPADVAMIVHTHLHIDHAGKDDLFPDSTRVLVSRREFEIGCGGSGGGAYPISDMKHLLGRVWRQDAIQLLDAEDGDVVEVLPGIAVERSGGHTEGSLSVLVETRDGLARICGDVFYSLEHQLGNPFEELLFNEPHISGNTALSERQERRAMKRAVRGCKWLLPSHDAPGRLEGGRMVARVGGDTVPPRP; from the coding sequence ATGGCCCTGGATATCGAAATAATCAACGCAGGCGACGTCACCGTCGATACGTCTTTCCTTACGAAAAATCGCACGCCGGGCAATCCGGCGATCGTATGCGCCAACGTCTTCCTGATACGCGGGCTAAGCGTTGGGCCAGTCCTCGTCGATACCGGGTTTCGTTCACCCGAAATCATGGCGACCGTGGGCATGGTGGCGACGAACGCGACCAAGGGAGCGCTCGAGGCCCAGCTTGAGGCTCGCGGCATCAAGCCCGCCGATGTGGCCATGATCGTCCATACCCATCTTCACATCGATCATGCCGGCAAGGACGATCTCTTCCCGGATTCCACGCGCGTTCTCGTGTCACGTCGCGAGTTCGAAATCGGATGTGGCGGCTCCGGAGGAGGGGCATACCCGATTTCGGACATGAAACATCTCTTGGGCAGGGTCTGGCGGCAGGACGCCATCCAGCTACTCGACGCCGAAGATGGTGACGTCGTCGAGGTCTTGCCGGGCATAGCGGTGGAACGCTCGGGTGGTCACACGGAGGGTTCGCTCAGCGTGCTCGTCGAGACGCGCGATGGACTTGCCCGCATCTGCGGCGACGTCTTCTACAGCCTCGAACACCAACTCGGAAATCCCTTTGAGGAGCTTCTCTTCAACGAGCCTCATATCTCCGGCAACACGGCGTTAAGCGAGAGGCAGGAACGGCGCGCAATGAAGCGGGCCGTTAGAGGCTGCAAATGGCTGCTTCCGTCTCACGACGCGCCCGGACGCCTGGAGGGGGGGCGGATGGTCGCTCGGGTGGGAGGCGACACGGTGCCCCCGCGACCGTGA